In the Desulfatiglans anilini DSM 4660 genome, one interval contains:
- the aroD gene encoding type I 3-dehydroquinate dehydratase has protein sequence MIGVPITARGTDEAVAKMQQASNEADLLEIRLDGMEQIDMERLLAAAPLPVIATYRSRRQGGLGTLDNRARSEVLITAAEAGASYIDVEYSLPLEVREELFDRCRPGRIILSHHHPNGTPEPAELSRRLRNMADSGADIIKIVTRANRPEDNLTVLGLIPRARDLGVDIIAFCMGPVGRLSRIACVPMGGFLTFAAFEKGEESADGQMTVAETKALQETLALCE, from the coding sequence GTGATCGGAGTACCCATTACGGCGCGCGGCACGGATGAGGCCGTCGCCAAAATGCAGCAGGCATCGAACGAGGCCGATCTCCTCGAAATCCGCCTCGACGGTATGGAACAGATCGATATGGAGCGGCTTTTGGCTGCAGCCCCTCTGCCGGTCATCGCCACCTACCGGTCGCGCCGGCAGGGGGGGCTCGGCACGCTGGACAACCGCGCGCGATCCGAGGTCCTGATCACCGCAGCCGAAGCAGGGGCATCCTACATCGATGTGGAATACAGCCTCCCCCTGGAGGTCAGGGAAGAACTCTTCGATCGGTGCCGGCCGGGGCGGATCATCCTCTCCCACCATCACCCGAACGGGACCCCGGAGCCGGCGGAGCTTTCACGCCGCCTCCGGAACATGGCGGACAGCGGCGCCGACATCATCAAGATCGTAACGCGGGCGAACCGGCCGGAAGACAACCTCACCGTGCTCGGGCTGATCCCTCGAGCGCGCGACCTCGGGGTGGACATCATCGCCTTCTGCATGGGGCCGGTCGGACGCCTGAGCCGGATCGCCTGTGTGCCGATGGGCGGCTTTCTGACCTTCGCCGCGTTCGAAAAGGGCGAGGAATCAGCCGACGGACAGATGACCGTCGCCGAGACGAAGGCACTCCAGGAGACCCTGGCCCTATGCGAATAG
- a CDS encoding shikimate dehydrogenase yields the protein MRIDQHTVLYAVIGHPLGHTLSPVMHNRAFEATGENAVYMAFETDRLADAVNGMRALGIRGCSVTLPFKTAVMPLLDDIDPLARAIGAVNTIVNRGGRLAGYNTDAAGALAAVREVMEPSGRRVVILGAGGAARAAGFAFKEAGASLTIANRTPERGKELARALNASFAPIDGLRGLPVDLLIQATPVGMHPRQDRCPLDEALIQAPVVMDMIYNPRETRLLGVARRKGAAVIPGLRMFIHQGAAQFRLWTGKEPPLEAMEAAVLQALEHP from the coding sequence ATGCGAATAGACCAGCATACCGTCCTTTACGCCGTGATCGGCCACCCCCTCGGCCACACGCTGAGCCCCGTCATGCACAATCGGGCCTTCGAGGCGACGGGGGAGAATGCCGTTTACATGGCCTTTGAAACCGATCGCCTGGCGGACGCCGTCAACGGCATGCGGGCCCTCGGGATCCGCGGCTGCAGCGTCACCCTTCCCTTCAAGACAGCGGTGATGCCCCTCCTCGACGACATCGACCCCCTCGCCCGGGCGATCGGCGCAGTGAACACCATCGTGAACCGGGGCGGCCGGCTCGCAGGCTACAACACCGATGCGGCCGGAGCCCTGGCCGCCGTGCGCGAGGTCATGGAACCCTCCGGACGCCGTGTGGTCATCCTCGGGGCAGGCGGAGCCGCACGCGCAGCGGGCTTCGCCTTTAAGGAGGCCGGGGCCTCCCTCACCATCGCCAACCGGACACCCGAAAGAGGTAAAGAACTGGCGCGCGCCTTGAACGCGTCCTTCGCACCGATCGACGGCCTCCGGGGCCTCCCCGTGGACCTCCTGATCCAGGCCACGCCGGTCGGGATGCACCCCCGCCAGGACCGTTGCCCCCTCGACGAGGCGCTCATCCAGGCCCCGGTGGTCATGGATATGATCTACAACCCGAGGGAAACGCGTCTGCTCGGAGTCGCCCGTCGAAAAGGCGCCGCGGTCATCCCCGGCCTGCGGATGTTCATCCATCAGGGCGCCGCGCAATTCCGGCTGTGGACCGGCAAAGAACCCCCCCTCGAGGCGATGGAAGCAGCCGTCCTGCAGGCCCTGGAGCACCCATGA
- a CDS encoding 3-dehydroquinate synthase II: MKEIWVKVDPWDKTLVTTALESGAAAVVVPKEYTPRVKELGRIKTVSEDGDLRWGEDVVTMEITSADDQERIVDAAAGKRVIVRTSDWHVIPLENLVARTPNLFAEVDGIESARLAAGILEKGMDGLLITCRDTAEVRSIIQEIQGMSQTLPLSGFTVTGVRHLGMGDRVCVDTCSMMGAGDGILVGNSHRALFLVHAESLENPYVAPRPFRVNAGAVHAYVRVPGGRTRYLSELKAGDEVLGVHADGRTENLVVGRAKVEKRPLLLVEAEDPDGHTAGIILQNAETIRLVTPEGGAVSVVHLQPGDQVLGFTETGGRHFGHRIEETITER, translated from the coding sequence ATGAAAGAGATCTGGGTCAAGGTGGACCCCTGGGACAAGACCCTGGTAACCACGGCCCTCGAGAGCGGGGCCGCGGCGGTGGTGGTGCCGAAGGAGTACACCCCCCGGGTCAAAGAGCTCGGACGCATCAAGACCGTCTCGGAGGACGGGGACCTCCGCTGGGGCGAAGACGTGGTCACCATGGAGATCACCTCGGCGGACGACCAGGAACGGATCGTGGACGCGGCGGCTGGAAAACGCGTGATCGTGCGGACATCGGACTGGCATGTCATTCCGCTCGAAAACCTCGTGGCCCGGACCCCCAATCTCTTCGCCGAGGTGGACGGGATCGAGAGCGCCAGGCTGGCCGCCGGGATCCTCGAAAAAGGGATGGACGGACTGCTGATCACCTGCCGGGACACGGCCGAGGTGCGGAGCATCATTCAGGAGATCCAGGGGATGAGCCAGACTTTGCCCCTGTCCGGGTTCACCGTCACCGGGGTTCGCCACCTCGGCATGGGGGACCGGGTGTGCGTCGACACGTGCTCCATGATGGGGGCCGGCGACGGGATCCTCGTCGGCAACAGCCACCGCGCCCTCTTCCTGGTGCATGCCGAAAGCCTCGAGAACCCCTATGTGGCGCCGCGCCCCTTTCGCGTCAACGCCGGGGCGGTGCACGCCTACGTCCGGGTTCCCGGCGGCCGGACCCGCTATCTTTCCGAGCTCAAGGCCGGCGACGAGGTGCTGGGAGTCCACGCCGACGGACGCACCGAAAACCTCGTGGTGGGGCGGGCCAAGGTCGAAAAGCGCCCCCTCCTCCTGGTGGAGGCGGAGGACCCCGATGGGCATACGGCCGGCATCATCCTGCAGAACGCTGAGACGATCCGGCTCGTGACACCGGAAGGCGGGGCCGTTTCGGTGGTGCACCTGCAGCCCGGCGACCAGGTGTTGGGCTTCACGGAGACCGGCGGACGGCATTTCGGACACCGGATCGAAGAAACCATCACCGAACGCTGA